A genomic window from Populus nigra chromosome 7, ddPopNigr1.1, whole genome shotgun sequence includes:
- the LOC133698457 gene encoding protein MODIFYING WALL LIGNIN-2-like, with translation MARHQHGFLLIFSIIVSLSLSLVSLVSCILAESKKAKKEDLKLSNKLCELPQSHAFGFGIAALIWLVIAQVIGNVMIYTLFRHRENSNSSKAKKPKIATGLLVFSWISFGIAVILLSTATSMSRRQAYGKGWLDHECYVVRDGVFIGSGVLILVTTATLLGSAIFTLRQAEAEQGRKMHAQVG, from the exons ATGGCTAGACATCAACATGGGTTCCTGCTAATTTTCTCCATCATcgtctccctctccctctccctcgtCTCCCTCGTCTCTTGTATTCTTGCTGAGTCCAAGAAAGCCAAG AAGGAGGATCTCAAATTGAGCAATAAACTGTGTGAATTGCCCCAAAGCCATGCATTTGGCTTTGGTATTGCAGCTCTGATATGGCTTGTCATCGCTCAAGTCATTGGGAACGTGATGATTTACACCCTTTTTCGGCACAGAGAGAACAGTAACAGCTCCAAGGCTAAGAAACCAAAGATTGCCACGGGACTCCTGGTTTTCTCCTG GATCAGCTTTGGAATTGCAGTTATTTTACTAAGCACAGCCACAAGCATGAGCAGGAGGCAAGCCTATGGGAAAGGATGGTTGGATCATGAATGCTATGTGGTCAGAGATGGAGTGTTTATTGGCTCAGGGGTCCTAATCTTGGTTACCACAGCCACCTTACTTGGCTCAGCAATCTTTACACTTAGACAGGCAGAAGCAGAACAAGGTAGAAAAATGCATGCACAAGTTGGATAA
- the LOC133699082 gene encoding long-chain-alcohol oxidase FAO4A, which produces MEEVKKEQQEEAPMVIDLGSIDTQGLFVGGEKQSTCSYVNSLSSREMESLTAICDTLFPSVYNSSMIAASADDGSTNSISTFYQSSASMAGTPQRVGELFCERVQHPKKWLIRLTLYLLSTWIGTFILCGLPSISPSFPYFLRFSQISQSKREQIVFSWATSFFYLLRMLFKSIKLVIPLVFFSQVDEKNENLTWKAIGYPGPDPAALKRQTQTCGLPETLYASLKDDDQHDCKEEHLFGPLYRGLVDLNLPRDRVADSLRQIGFPVSICRGKDIDSSRDFSTRNHSLVIKCDAVVVGSGSGGGVVAGVLAKAGYKVLVLEKGNYFARNNLSLLEGPSMDQMYLGAGMLASDDMGVVVLAGSTVGGGSTINWSASIKTPQHVINEWSETYDLELFDSKLYKEALDAVCEKMGVQSDIDEEGFNSAVLRRGCEELGYPVNTIPRNSVPDHYCGWCCFGCKDGRKKGTSETWLKDMVNSGNGAILPGCEAIKVLHERKKGKDRSTASGVAFGFEYNGMKDLCVVESKVTIVSGGALSTPALLKASGLKNANIGKHLHLHPVTMAWGYFPEAPNSTTAWPEEQKKSYEGGIMTAMSTVVANVNKSGYGAVIQTPSLHPGMFSGLIPWISGADMKRRMCRFSRTAHVFALARDRGSGTVNSPSSINYRMDAEDEKNLQEGLEKTLRILAAAGAEEIGTHHSTGKSLNVKKVSYREFERFVKEESARPLRDLTGQICSAHQMGSCRMGVNPKESAVNQMGEAWEVEGLFVADTSVFPTALGVNPMVTVQAIAYCTAQSVVQLLSRKRTHY; this is translated from the exons ATGGAGGAGGTAAAAAAGGAGCAGCAGGAAGAAGCACCGATGGTGATTGATTTGGGGAGCATTGACACACAAGGACTGTTTGTGGGGGGAGAGAAGCAGTCGACGTGCTCGTATGTCAACTCACTCTCTTCCCGAGAAATGGAGTCCCTCACTGCTATCTGCGACACCCTTTTCCCATCCGTTTATAATAGCAGTATGATCGCCGCCTCCGCCGATGATGGCTCCACCAATAGTATCTCTACTTTTTATCAATCTTCTGCTTCCATGGCCGGAACTCCTCAACGT GTAGGAGAGTTGTTTTGTGAGAGGGTGCAGCATCCAAAGAAGTGGCTGATAAGACTGACGCTATATTTGTTATCTACATGGATCGGTACCTTCATATTGTGTGGATTGCCCAGCATTTCACCTTCTTTTCCCTACTTCCTGAGATTTTCTCAAATCTCTCAAAGCAAGAGGGAGCAGATAGTGTTTTCCTGGGCTACCAGCTTTTTCTATCTCCTCAGGATGCTCTTCAAATCCATCAAGCTCGTCATCCCACTCGTGTTTTTCTCTCAG GTGGatgaaaagaatgagaacctGACATGGAAAGCCATAGGCTATCCAGGGCCTGACCCAGCAGCACTCAAAAGACAAACACAAACCTGCGGGCTGCCAGAAACATTATATGCAAGTCTAAAAGATGATGATCAACATGACTGCAAAGAAGAGCATCTCTTTGGACCTCTTTACAGAGGCCTCGTTGATCTCAACCTTCCAAGGGATAGAGTTGCAGACTCCCTGCGTCAGATTGGATTCCCTGTCTCCATTTGTCGCGGGAAAGACATTGACTCGTCACGGGACTTTTCTACTAGGAATCATAGTTTAGTCATCAAATGTGACGCAGTAGTAGTTGGTTCTGGCTCTGGTGGTGGTGTGGTTGCTGGGGTTCTAGCAAAAGCTGGTTATAAAGTGCTTGTCTTGGAGAAAGGAAACTATTTTGCTAGAAACAATCTCTCACTTCTTGAAGGGCCCTCAATGGATCAAATGTATTTAGGTGCAGGTATGTTAGCAAGCGATGATATGGGAGTGGTAGTTCTTGCAGGCTCTACTGTTGGTGGAGGTTCCACAATCAATTGGTCAGCTTCAATTAAGACCCCGCAACATGTGATCAATGAATGGAGCGAAACCTACGACCTTGAGTTATTTGACAGTAAATTATACAAAGAAGCATTGGATGCTGTGTGTGAGAAAATGGGAGTTCAATCTGATATTGATGAGGAAGGTTTCAATAGTGCTGTTTTAAGAAGAGGGTGTGAAGAATTGGGCTATCCTGTAAACACTATTCCTCGAAATTCTGTGCCGGATCATTACTGTGGCTGGTGTTGTTTTGGCTGCAAGGATGGAAGAAAGAAGGGCACTAGTGAGACATGGCTAAAGGACATGGTGAATTCAGGTAACGGTGCAATTCTTCCTGGATGTGAGGCTATTAAGGTCTTGCATGAGCGAAAGAAAGGGAAGGATCGAAGTACTGCATCGGGAGTAGCTTTTGGATTCGAATACAATGGAATGAAAGACTTGTGTGTGGTTGAGTCCAAGGTGACTATTGTTTCCGGTGGTGCTCTCAGCACTCCTGCATTGCTAAAAGCAAGCGGCTTAAAGAATGCCAACATTGGTAAACACTTACACCTCCATCCAGTCACAATGGCATGGGGCTACTTCCCAGAAGCACCTAATTCAACCACGGCGTGGCCAGAGGAACAGAAGAAGAGCTATGAAGGAGGGATAATGACAGCAATGTCAACAGTTGTTGCAAATGTTAACAAGTCTGGATATGGGGCAGTGATACAGACGCCATCATTGCATCCTGGTATGTTCTCGGGTCTAATTCCATGGATTTCGGGAGCTGATATGAAAAGGAGGATGTGCAGGTTCTCAAGAACTGCCCATGTATTTGCTCTGGCAAGAGATAGAGGATCGGGAACCGTGAATTCGCCAAGCTCAATAAATTACAGAATGGATGCTGAAGACGAGAAGAATCTACAGGAAGGGCTAGAGAAGACACTGAGGATACTGGCAGCTGCAGGAGCTGAGGAGATCGGAACACATCACAGCACAGGGAAGAGCTTAAATGTGAAGAAAGTGAGTTACCGTGAATTCGAAAGGTTTGTGAAAGAGGAGAGTGCAAGACCATTAAGAGACTTAACAGGACAAATATGTTCAGCTCATCAGATGGGGAGTTGCAGGATGGGTGTGAATCCAAAGGAGTCGGCGGTGAACCAAATGGGAGAGGCGTGGGAAGTAGAGGGACTGTTTGTTGCAGATACAAGTGTGTTTCCAACTGCTCTGGGTGTTAATCCAATGGTCACAGTCCAAGCTATCGCTTATTGCACTGCACAGTCAGTTGTGCAACTTCTTTCTAGGAAGAGAACTCATTACTAA